A portion of the Scylla paramamosain isolate STU-SP2022 unplaced genomic scaffold, ASM3559412v1 Contig13, whole genome shotgun sequence genome contains these proteins:
- the LOC135097169 gene encoding mucin-5AC-like translates to MPRTEWMSFVRCAAVAASPHLGVRRAQLSVGRASRCWLARSRQVAAFAFPADGWRRAASGEWRNVTGHKRLDLKGLARLPPEAPLKLREWTSRGVRKTTQGTLADLLAALHARPAHLTLQLLSSSEGVRLDWGVQESDPALHALGGALPCTNLPPGAVSNARDGALPGTSPPLTVVSKARDGALPCMSPPPGAVSKAREGALPSTSLPPGTATKARSRALPSTGPPPGVVSKSRGGALPCTSSPPGTVNKVRGGPLPCTSPPPGAGNGNTSPWTFPCPSVVPRLPRESLTPPVPQCQRRQKVHCRMLRQEFEHLNTTTCPPSEPQSPEKTLVEESYVNKGSTESGKAEIKVDVELCPECGKRELPKARMIPVDSPPPVPKMISPVIVSPSPSPSVKSEPWAHLLDDWCGFVIRDAYRACKRRLFDWAQRKRDRVIARYRKPIKRIRRLVDRICGRKYPGRVFYVPGPGTPLLSSVLTKSASTTVGPSSTTVKSSSSAVKPATTTVKPSTTVKPSSTTVKPSSTTAKPSSTTVKPSSTTVKSSTTVKPSSTTVKSSSSSAKSSSSSVKSSSSSATPKSSSSSAKSSSSSVKSSSSSATPKSSSSSAKSSSSSVKSSSSSATPKSSSSSVRSSSSSIKSSSSSATPKSSSSAKSSSSTSLSSSSATSSSSTSESSSSTAKSSYSTAKSSSSVESLSSIAKSWSSTVKSSSSSVESPSSTAESPFPMLKSLARVLLRRKARGVCRVYCMDEKFLPRKLKIEVMSHVFGVAYRHRELVTFRFDQSLRTYKEKKSDWIERERQRNSPGPQRWTSAPASMLLNQFIRHKGDLWMRVTVTWKDEWGGGPTRSFVPMLWFSEQVREDVVNKREFVFRIWTQGGFSSQHEGFRGLVRMKKENIEDRDMILVVDDEPLISDGETPLVPEQLQESEEEEAKWEEELLVLNGEERRGETKEVGEGEMQDANKEVKGEDNKGMIPSNAEEEDKEASNTCEKGQESQKTDREGEGRPAAPAHAASPEVGVVRRVTTKLLKVTLTVVGVIVVVGAFLPEVPED, encoded by the exons ATGCCTAGAACTGAGTGGATGTCTTTCGTGCGCTGCGCCGCTGTTGCGGCCTCGCCCCACCTGGGGGTGCGCCGCGCACAGCTTAGCGTGGGGCGGGCGAGCCGTTGCTGGCTGGCGAGGAGCCGCCAGGTGGCCGCCTTCGCCTTCCCGGCAGACGGGTGGCGTCGGGCGGCGTCGGGGGAGTGGCGGAATGTCACCGGGCACAAGAGGTTGGACTTGAAGGGGCTGGCAAGGTTACCCCCCGAGGCGCCTCTCAAGCTGCGGGAGTGGACGAGCCGCGGCGTGAGGAAGACCACGCAGGGGACGCTGGCAGACCTGCTGGCCGCCCTGCACGCACGGCCCGCCCACCTCACGCTGCAGCTCCTCTCCAGCAGCGAGGGCGTGCGCCTGGACTGGGGCGTGCAGGAGTCAGACCCGGCACTGCACGCGCTGGGCGGGGCGCTGCCCTGCACGAACCTCCCACCTGGCGCGGTGAGCAATGCTCGGGACGGGGCGCTCCCCGGCACTAGTCCCCCGCTTACCGTGGTGAGCAAGGCTCGGGACGGGGCGCTCCCCTGCATGAGTCCCCCGCCTGGCGCAGTGAGTAAGGCTCGGGAAGGGGCGCTCCCCAGCACGAGTCTCCCGCCTGGCACGGCGACCAAAGCTCGGAGCCGGGCGTTGCCCAGCACGGGTCCCCCGCCTGGTGTGGTGAGCAAGTCCCGGGGCGGGGCGCTGCCCTGCACGAGTTCCCCGCCTGGCACTGTGAACAAGGTTCGGGGAGGGCCGCTGCCATGCACGAGCCCCCCGCCAGGTGCGGGCAACGGCAACACTTCCCCATGGACCTTCCCTTGCCCCTCAGTAGTGCCACGCCTCCCTAGAGAAAGCCTGACGCCACCTGTGCCTCAGTGCCAGAGGCGGCAGAAGGTGCATTGTCGCATGCTGCGACAAGAATTTGAACACCTTAACACCACTACTTGTCCACCGAGCGAGCCTCAGTCCCCAGAGAAGACTCTCGTGGAGGAGAGTTACGTTAACAAAGGCAGCACTGAATCAGggaaagcagaaataaaagtAGACGTTGAACTCTGCCCGGAATGCGGCAAGCGAGAGTTACCAAAGGCACGTATGATACCCGTGGACTCGCCTCCTCCCGTCCCAAAGATGATTTCCCCTGTCATCGTATCGCCCTCACCGTCCCCTTCCGTCAAGTCCGAGCCCTGGGCCCACCTTCTCGACGACTGGTGCGGCTTCGTGATCAGGGACGCATACCGGGCGTGCAAGAGGCGCCTGTTCGACTGGGCccagaggaaaagagacagggTGATAGCGCGCTACAGAAAGCCGATAAAGCGGATAAGGCGCCTAGTGGATCGCATCTGTGGGAGAAAGTACCCAGGCAGGGTGTTCTACGTGCCCGGCCCAGGCACGCCTCTGCTGTCCTCTGTCCTCACCAAGTCAGCATCCACTACTGTAGGGCCGtcatccactacagtcaagTCATCATCTAGTGCTGTCAAGCCGGCAACCACTACAGTTAAGCCATCCACCACAGTCAAGccttcatccactacagtcaagccttcatccactacagctaagccttcatccactacagtcaagccttcatccactacagtcaagTCATCCACTACAGTCAAACCTTCATCCACTACTGTAAAATCATCGTCATCTTCagccaa gtcatcatcttcttcagtcaagtcatcatcatcttcagccactcccaaatcatcatcatcttcagccaagtcatcatcttcttcagtcaagtcatcatcatcttcagccactcccaaatcatcatcatcttcagccaagtcatcatcttcttcagtcaagtcatcatcatcttcagccactcccaaatcatcatcatcttcagtcaggtcatcatcttcttcaatcaagtcatcatcatcttcagccactcccaaatcatcatcttcagccaagtCGTCATCTTCTACATCCttgtcatcatcttcagccacgtcatcatcatctacatCTGAGTCATCGTCTTCTACAGCCAAGTCGTCATATTCCACAGCCAAGTCATCATCTTCAGTGGAATCATTGTCTTCAATAGCCAAGTCATGGTCTTCTACAGTCaagtcttcatcatcttcagtcgAGTCACCGTCCTCCACAGCCGAGTCGCCGTTCCCCATGTTGAAGTCACTGGCACGTGTCCTGCTGCGGCGGAAGGCGAGGGGCGTGTGTCGCGTGTACTGCATGGACGAGAAGTTCCTGCCGCGGAAGTTGAAGATCGAAGTAATGAGTCACGTGTTTGGCGTAGCGTATCGCCACAGGGAGCTGGTCACCTTCCGCTTTGATCAGAGCCTGAGGAcgtacaaggaaaagaaaagtgattggATTGAGAGGGAAAGGCAAAGGAACTCGCCAGGCCCTCAGCGGTGGACGTCTGCGCCGGCCTCAATGTTGCTGAATCAGTTCATCAGGCACAAGGGAGACTTGTGGATGCGTGTCACCGTCACCTGGAAAGATGAGTGGGGTGGTGGTCCCACTCGTAGCTTCGTACCCATGTTGTGGTTCTCcgagcaggtgagggaggatgtTGTTAACAAGAGGGAGTTTGTGTTCCGCATCTGGACGCAAGGCGGTTTTTCATCCCAGCACGAGGGTTTCAGGGGGTTggtaaggatgaagaaggaaaatatagaagacAGAGATATGATTCTGGTTGTAGATGACGAGCCTTTGATAAGCGACGGTGAGACGCCGCTAGTGCCTGAACAGCTGCAGGaatcggaggaagaggaagcaaagtgggaggaggaactgCTTGTGTTGAACGGAGAGGAACGTAgaggagagacgaaagaagTGGGAGAAGGTGAGATGCAGGATGCCaataaagaagtgaaaggagaagataATAAAGGGATGATCCCAAGCAATgctgaagaggaagacaaagaggcaAGCAACACCTGcgagaaaggacaggaaagccagaagacagacagggagggtgaagggagaccTGCAGCCCCCGCCCACGCCGCCAGTCCAGAAGTGGGCGTGGTGAGGCGGGTGACCACAAAACTGTTGAAGGTGACGCTGACGGTGGTTGGGGTGATAGTTGTCGTGGGCGCCTTCCTTCCTGAAGTACCGGAGGACTGA